Within Sphingobium aromaticiconvertens, the genomic segment ATCTGGGGGCATATTGTCCATGATTTCAGTAATATAACCAGTCCAAGTGCGCTTGCCGCCTTCGGTCAGGTGCTGATGATCGACATTTTGCTGGCGGGCGACAACGCCATCGTCGTCGGCGCGCTTGCCGCCGGGCTGCCGCCGCAGCAGCGCCAGCGGGTCATCCTGATCGGCATCATCGCCGCGCTGGTACTCCGCATCGGCTTTGCGCTGGTGGTCAGCCAGTTGATGCAGATCGTCGGCCTGATCCTGGCGGGTGGGCTTCTGCTCCTCTGGGTCAGTTGGAAGATGTGGCGCGAACTGCACCCCAAGCGGGGCGGGGAGACGCCGGGCGACACCAGCGACGATGACATCTCCGGCCTTCGTCCGGCCAAGAGCTTCGCCGCCGCCGCCTGGGCCGTGGCCGTTGCGGACGTCTCGATGAGCCTGGACAATGTGCTCGCCGTCGCTGGCGCAGCGCGCGATCATCCGGGTATTCTCATCATCGGCCTGATCCTGTCGGTGGCCCTGATGGGTATCGCCGCCAACGTCATTGCCAAATATATCGAGCGATTCCGCTGGATCGCCTATCTGGGCCTCATCGTCATCGTCTATGTCGCGTTCAAGATGGTCTATGACGGCTTCGTTGACCAGAATGTGGGTATCCTCACCCTCTTCTCCTGATCTGGGCGCTCAATCCCAGCCGCTGGTGATGACGTGACATTACACGTCGTCACTGGCGGCCCCGGATCGGGCAAGACCAGCCTGATTAACGCCCTTGCTGCAGCCGGCCATCCCACTCTTCCGGAATCGGGTCGAAACATCATCCGCGAACAGGTAGCGACGGGAGATCGTGCCCTGCCATGGGATGATCAGGAGGCTTTTGCCCAGGCGATGGAAGCGGCCGACAGGCGCGCTTATGCCGCCATGCCGAACAGAAATGGTGCGGTCTTCCTGGATCGGGGGCTGCCCGACATCATCGGCTACAGGGCGCTATCAGGCCTGCCTATCAGCCCCACATTGGAAGCGGATTGTCGAGCGACCATCCGCTACGCATCCCCGATCTTCATCGCACCGCCCTGGCCCGAAATCTACGCAACCGACAGCGAGCGTCGACAGGATTTTGGAGAAGCTGATCGTACCTGCGCCTTCATGCGCGAAACCTACGCTGCCCTGGGCTATGCGCTTGTAGAATTGCCGCACGCTTCGGTGGCCGAACGCGTCGCTTTCATCCTGCGTTCGGCAGGTGTCTCAGCGGCATAGCCGACTGCCCCCCTTCATGGCACCAATATAGTTGCCCCGGTTGTCGCCCGTGCCTCAAGTGCCCGGTGCGCCTCCGCCGCGTCAGCCAGTGCAAATCGCTGCCCGATCACCGCCTTAACCACGCCCCGCGCCATTCGGTCGAACAGCCGCTCCGCCGTATGCGTCAGCGCGTCCGGCGTCGCAATATAGTCAAATAAAGTCGGGCGCGTCACATAGAGCGACCCACCCTTGCTCAAGTCCAGCAGGCTGACGGGCGGCACAGCTCCCGACGCATTACCAAAGCTGACCATCAACCCCCGCCGCTTCAGACAGGCAAGTGATGCCGCCCAGCTATCCTTGCCAACCCCATCATAGACGGCATCGACGCCCTTTCCGTCCGTCAAATCGCGCACCGCCTCGGCTAACGCAGCGAAGTCTCCATGCAGGCTATGGTCCGCTGCAACCTGCGCGGCCTTTTCCGCCGATCCGCTATGGGCGATCACAACAACACCCTTGTCCCGTAGCCAAGGCACCAGGACCGACCCCACGCCGCCCGCCGCCGCATGGACCAGCACCACCTGACCTGCTCTCAAATCGATCATGTCTTCAGCGAGGTAACAGGCGGTCATTCCTTTAAGCATCATCGCCGCCGCATCTTCGGCAGGAATCGCATCGGGCAAGCGCACCGCCTTGTCCGCCGCGATGATCCGATGGGTCGCATAGGCACCAAGTCCACTCACGCAGCCCACCCGATCACCGACAGCAAAGCCGCCGACACCAGCGCCCACCGCCAATATCATACCCACACTTTCCGATCCCAACGGGACCGGAAGCGGGGCAGGGTAGAGGCCCGTGCGATAATAGGTGTCGATGAAATTAAGCCCGATCGCCTCCTGCACGACCAGCATTTCACTGTCACCGGGAACGCCGGGATCAAAATCCTGCCGGGCGATCACCTCCGGTCCGCCATGGGCGGAGGCAACCATCCGCCATGCGGCGCTCCCGCCCGACATCAGGCGAGATGCTCGGCAAAGAAATCAGCCGTGCGCCGGTCCGCCAGTGCAGCAGCTTCCTCATTCCGCCGCAGCCCCGACTCGGCGGCAAAGCCATGATCCAGCCCCTCATAGTCAAACAGCGCCACATGGCGATTGTCTGCCAGCCCGTCATGCATTGCTTTCTGAGTCGCGGGCGGCACAAAGCCATCGGCGGTCGGCACATGCAGCAGCACCGGTTTACCGATCGCCTTCTGCTCGCCCAGCAGCCCGTCGATGCCCACGCCATAATAGCCGACAAAGGCATCGCCATCGGTGCGACAGGCGGACATGAACGCTATCCGTCCCCCTAAGCAGTAACCCACCAGACCGACCTTACCCGCACCGCCCAGCGCAGCGCGCGCCGTCTTGATCGTAGCCTCGATGTCCTTGATCCCCTGATCCTGATCGAACTGGCCAAACAGACCCAGTCCTTCCTGCAACTGCTCGGGCACATCGGCGTCCAGTTCAATATGCGGCCGAATGCGCCAGAACAGATCGGGCGCATAGGCCAGATAACCCGCCTTTGCCCAATTGTCGCACTTGCGCCGGATACCTTCATTCACCCCGAAAATCTCCTGGATGACGATAATCGCCGCGGTTGGCTCGCCCTGCGGCTTTGCGACATAGGTATCAAACGGCGCTCCGCCTTCCAGCGGGGTCACGGGCTGAAACTCTGCCATGGGATAAGGCTCCTTCTCCTTTGGGCGATGCCGATCTGACTCGCATCCACCACGCATAATGGCTTCGGCAGCGGCAAGTGCAAGTCACGATGAACGCACAGGATTTGGCTTTTTTCACCTTTTGCGGCATGACAGGGCAGAACCGGTATCAGCAAGGATCAGCGCCATGAAAGTCACCGTCGATGTGGATTGCTCCCCGACCGAAGCGCGCGCCTTTCTGGGGCTTCCCGACCTGACCCCATTGCACGACAAATATGTGCAAACGGTGCTCGACAGCTTCACTGGAACAGGCAGCCTCGATCAGGTTGAAAGTCTGATGAAGTCGATGTCACCAATGGGTGATGCGGGCATCCGCATGTTCAAGCAGATGATGGATTTGGGTATGGCGTCAGGCGGAATGGGAACGACCAAGGACAAGAAAGGCGACTGACGCCCCGCGCGCCGAACATCGCAGCCATGACCGACACGATCTTCGCCCTGTCGAGCGGCGCACCACCTGCCGCCATTGGTGTGATCCGTGTCAGCGGGCCGCTAGCGGGGAGGGCGCTGGAAGCTTTGAGTGGTCGCCTGCCGCCCCCACGTCGTGCAACCCTTGCGCTGCTGCGCGCACCGAACACCAGCGATTTGCTCGATCGAGCCTTGCTCTTATGGTTCCCAGGGCCGGCAACAGCCACAGGTGAGGATCTGGCCGAACTCCACTGCCATGGCGGTCGCGCGGTGGTCGAAGCGATAGCTTCAGCGTTGGCGACGCTGCCGGGACTGCGCGCAGCGACGCCTGGGGAGTTCACCCGCCGCGCCTTCGATAATGGCCGCATGGACCTTAACGCAGTCGAGGGGCTAGCCGACCTGCTCACGGCTGAAACCCAACAACAGCGCCGCGCCGCGCTGGCAATGGCCGAAGGGCATTTCTCGCGACGTATAGAGGGATGGCGACAGACCCTGCTCCAACTCTCCGCCATGACCGAAGCGGCGCTTGATTTCTCGGATGAAGATGATGTGCCCGATGCCGAAATAGAACAACGCATCGGCGCGGGCATAGCCACCCTCGCGAAAGAGGTTGAGGTCGACCTAGCGCGCCCTACCGCTGAACGTTTGCGCGACGGCATTCGTGTCGCTCTCGCCGGGCCGCCCAATGCGGGCAAGTCGACGCTGCTCAATGCACTCGCCGGGCGAGACGCCGCGATCGTTTCTGACATCGCCGGAACAACCCGCGACCGGATCGAGGTGCCTGTGGCAATCGGTGGCATTGCCTTTCTGCTCACCGACACGGCGGGCCTGCGCGATCAAACCGACGACGCGATAGAGGCCATCGGCATCGCCCGCGCGCGTGATGCCGTTGAGGCGGCTGACATCGTTCTCTGGCTGGGCGATCCCACAACGCCGCCTCGTGCTGACGCGATTCTCGTCATTGCTCAAGCCGATCGTCTGACCCATCCGCTGACTGCACCCGACACAATCCCGCTGTCCGCGATCACCGGGCAGGGGATGGACGCGCTTTATGCGGAACTGTTAGCCAGGGCCGCTCGTCTCCTGCCTGCCGAGGGCGACTATGCGCTGCAGGCCCGCCAACGCGAAGCCGCTGGGACGCTCCATCACCATCTGCGCGCCGCCGCCGAGACTGGCGACCTTCTCATCCTCGGTGAAGAATTGCGGGCAGCGCGCGGCGCAATCGACCGCCTCACCGGACGCGCGGGTACGGAGGATATGCTCGATACCTTGTTCAGCGGTTTTTGCATCGGCAAGTGAGTTCGTTGTTCCACGTGGAACAGGAGAGCATATGGACCGCGCGCCGGAAAAACGGTAAGGGGTGGCCATGCAAACAAGCTATGATGTGATCGTGGTCGGTGGTGGCCATGCCGGGTGTGAGGCGGCGGCGGCGGCGGCGCGCAAGGGCGCATGCGTGGCGCTCCTGACCTTCGACCGTGCGACCGTCGGGGCCATGTCCTGCAATCCAGCCATCGGTGGGCTGGGTAAGGGGCATCTGGTCCGAGAGGTCGACGCGCTCGACGGCCTTATCGCTCGCGCCGCCGATGCTGCTGCCATTCACTATCGAATGCTGAACAGCAGCAAGGGTGCCGCCGTCCAGGGACCGCGCATCCAGGCCGATCGCAAACGTTATCGCGCCGCCATCCACACCATGCTCGACGCTCAGACCGGACTCTCGATCGTCGAGGGCGAAGCGGTTGGACTGGTTGTGACCAATGGCATTGTTTCAGGCCTGACCCTCGCCAGCGGCGACACCCTGAACGCGCCCGCCATCGTACTTGCTACCGGCACATTTCTCGGCGGAAAACTATTCCGGGGCGAGGATGTCGATCTTGGTGGTCGCACGGGTGAGCGCGCTGCCACGACGCTTGGCATCCAGCTCCGCGCCCTCGGCCTGCCCATTGGTCGGCTCAAGACCGGAACACCCCCGCGCATCGACGGGCGCACGATCGACTGGGCTGTTCTTGAATCCCAGCCTTCCGACAGCGGGCATTGGACCATGTCGCCCCTCTCTGCCGGTCGAACGCTGCCGCAGCTTGCCTGCGCCATCACCCGTACCAATGCGGAAACGCATGCGATCATCCGCTCCGGTCTCGATCGCTCGCCGCTGTTCAGCGGCGCGATCGAGGGGAGGGGACCGCGCTATTGCCCTTCCATCGAAGACAAGATTTTTCGCTTCGGCGATCGCGACGGCCATCAGATTTTTCTGGAACCGGAAGGACTCGACGATCCGCTCGTCTATCCCAATGGCATCAGCACCTCGCTTCCGGCAGACATCCAACTGGCAATGGTCCGCTCCATGGCCGGCCTCAGCCGCGCGAAAATCGTCGTGCCCGGCTATGCCGTCGAATATGACCATGTCGACCCACGCGCGCTTTCCGCCTCGCTTGAAGTCCGCGCACTGCCCGGCCTGTTCTGCGCGGGCCAGATTAACGGCACCACCGGCTATGAGGAAGCCGCCGCTCAAGGGCTGATCGCCGGCGCCAACGCTGCGGGCCGCGCCAATGGTTCGGCGCCGCTGATCCTCGATCGCGCAGACTCCTATATTGGCGTGATGATTGACGACCTTGTTCTTCAGGGCGTGACCGAGCCTTATCGTATGTTGACTGCGCGCGCGGAGTATCGCCTGCGCCTGCGCGCAGACAATGCGGCAACCCGCCTGACTCCGATCGGCCTCTCACATGGCTTGATCGGTCCCGACCGCACTCGCCACTTTTCCGAGCGCCAATCTTGCCGCACCCATGTTGAAACTGCGCTGTCGGCAGAACTGACCGCCAGCGAGATGGCACGAGCAGGAGCAAGCGTTCGTCAGGACGGCGCGCGCCGCTCGCTGTTCCAATGGGCACGCTTCCCGGAAGTGGGTGCAGACCTTCTCCTCCGACTTGCCCCCGCACTGGCCGAGGCGCCCATCGACCTGCGCGAAGAGATACTGGAAGATGCCCACTATGCGCCTTATCTCGAACGACAGCGGGCAGAGATTATAGACCTGCGCCGGAACGAACGGGTCACCATTCCCGCCGATTTCGACTTCACCCATATTGGTGGTCTGTCGACCGAAATGCGTGAGCGCCTGGATGCTGCCCGCCCTGAAAGCCTCGCGGCCGCCGCCCGTGTCCGAGGCGTCACCCCGGCTGCGCTTGCCGCGATCCTGACTCATGTTCGGCGGCGAGTAGCATGACCGAAGATGAAGCCCTGTCCTGGCTCACGGCCCATTTCGCTGTTCCACGTGAAACATTGGACCGATTGGAAGCCTATATCACTCTACTCTTTGCCGGAATGGCAGAGCAGAATCTTATCGCTGAATCGACGCGCGAGCATGTCTGGGCGCGCCATATCGTCGACTCGGCCCAGCTTCTCCCGCTTGCCCGATCCACGCCAGGCACGTGGATGGATCTCGGCTCCGGCGCGGGCCTGCCGGGCATCGTCGTTGCCATCCTATCCGACCGGCCGGTCATGCTGGTCGAATCCCGCCGCAAGCGGATCGACTTTCTGAAGGTCGTTGCTAACAGCCTCGTTCTGAACAACGTCACTGTCTTTGGTGGCCGGGTCGAAGCGGTCCCTACCTACGCTTCCGCTATCATTAGCGCCCGCGCTTATGCCCCGCTGCCACGACTCCTCGCGTCCGCCGTCCATCTCGCCGACGAAAAGACACTTTGGTTGCTGCCCAAAGGGCGAAATGCACAAAATGAACTGGAGGCGACGCGCCCATCATGGCAGGGTGTGTTTCACGTGGAACAGAGCGTGACAGATCCCGACAGCGCGGTGGTCGTTGCCACAGGCATCAAACAGAAAGGTCGTCGATGATCCGGATAGCGATAGCCAACCAGAAGGGCGGAGTGGGAAAGACCACGACTGCGATCAATCTGGCGACCGGGCTTGCCGCCACCGGTTTGCGCGTGCTGCTTGTCGATCTCGATCCGCAGGGCAATGCCTCGACCGGCCTTGGTGTCAGCCAGGCCGAGCGGGACCGGTCGAGCTACGATCTTCTGGTCGGCAATTGCGGGCTAGACGATGCGGTCATCGAAACCCGTGTCCCCAAATTGTCGATCGTCCCCGCGACCCAGGATCTGTCCGGAGCAGAGATCGAACTGATCGATTATGAAGAGCGCACCCATCGGCTGGAGCGCGTCCTGTCGGAAGCCTCCTCCGCCCGCTGGGACATCTGCCTGATCGATTGTCCGCCCTCGCTCGGACTCCTCACCATCAACGCCATGGTCGCGGCGCAATCGCTCCTCGTCCCTCTGCAATGCGAATTTTTTGCGCTGGAAGGTCTCTCGCAACTGCTCCAGACGGTCGACCGCATCCGTGGGCGCTTCAATCCCGGCCTGTCGATCCTGGGCGTCGCGCTCACCATGTATGATCGCCGCAACCGTCTGACCGATCAGGTGGCAGACGATGTACGCGCGTGCCTTGGTGATCTCGTCTTCACTACGGTCATTCCCCGCAATGTTCGCCTGTCTGAAGCACCCAGCCACGGAATGCCGGCTCTGATCTATGATTTCCGCTGCTCTGGGTCCGAAGCCTATATGCGTCTCGCCCGCGAACTTATCGCGCGCCTGCCCGCCCAAGAGGTAGCGGCATGAGCGAAGCAACCAGCGACAAACCCAAGACAGCAGCCGCAGTCAAGCGCAGTCATGGCCTTGGTCGCGGTCTCTCCGCGCTATTGGGTGATGCGCCTCCGCGCGAAGAACCCGTTGCTGCGGGTGGGGTCGCTCCACCCACTAGTGGCAAGGCCGTGCAGAGCATCGAGATCGCGCTCATCCATCCGCACCCCGAACAGCCCCGCCGTCATTTCGACGAAGGCGCCCTTCAGGAATTGGCTGACAGCATCGCCAAGCGCGGCGTCATCCAGCCAATCATCGTCCGCGCGCATGGTGGGGGGTTCCAGATCGTCGCCGGTGAACGGCGTTGGCGCGCCGCGCAACGGGTGCATTTGCACCGTATTCCCGCCATCGTTCGCGACTTCAACGAAGCCGAAACGCTGGAAATCGCCCTTATCGAAAATATCCAGCGCGAAGAGTTGAATCCGATCGAAGAGGCCGAAGCCTATCGCAAGTTGATCGGCGAGTTCGATCATAGTCAGGAGGCGCTTGGCCGTCTCGTTGGCAAGTCCCGCAGCCACATCGCCAACCTCATGCGCCTGCTTGATCTGCCCCAGTCCGTTCAGCAAGCGGTGATGGAACAGCGCCTGTCGATGGGCCATGCCCGCGCGCTGATCGGCATAGCCGATTGCGAGGCGTTAGCCCGCACGGTTGAGCAAAAAGGGCTTTCGGTCCGCGACACCGAAAAGCTCGTTCGTCGGACCAAGAAGGGGGAAGGCACTGATGCCCCGCGCAGCGGCAACAACGCTACAAGCGGCAAGGATGCCGACATCGAAGCGCTCGAACTGCATCTCGCCGACATATTGGGCTTGAAGGTAGAGATCGCGCATGAGCAGGGTGGCGGCATACTCTCGCTCCGCTACTCGACCCTCGATCAGCTCGACATGCTTTGCCAGCGCCTTTCTGGCGAGCGTATTTAACCGGTTTTCGTGATCCCAGCGTAGGCCGGGGTCACCGGCGTCAGTCGCACTCCCAGCGCCACGAAAGCCTGTCGCAACCACTGGCCTTTTACCCGGCAAGCCCTTAGCTATGGGCGATGGCCGATATCCAATCCACTGGCGCTGCAGCGCCCATCGTCATCCGCCGTTCCGATTATCGCGCGCCCGACTGGCTAGTGCCGGACATTACGCTGGACGTCTCCCTTGACGTCTTGTTGACCCGGATTCACGCAACACTCAGCGTCACGCGCAACGGCAACCATGATCGCGCACTGCGCCTCGACGGCGACGGTCTGGTTCCGCTGGAGGTTCGCGTCGATGGCCGGGCACTGGATGCCGGAGAGTGGACCATTGATGGCGGCGCGCTCGTCATAACCCTCCCGACCGATACGCATAGGATTGAAACGCTGGTGGAGATTTCTCCGCAGGCCAACAGCAAATTGATGGGTCTCTATGCCAGCGGCGGTCTGCTATGCACTCAATGCGAGGCCCAGGGATTCCGCCGCATCACCTTCTTTCCCGATCGCCCGGATGTCCTGTCGCGCTACCGCGTCCGCATGGCCGCTGACAAAGCGACCTATCCCATCCTGCTCGCCAATGGTGATCCGGTGGGGCAGGGCGATCTGGAAGGCGGCCGTCACTGGGCCGAATGGACCGACCCCTTTCCAAAGCCATGCTATCTGTTCGCGCTGGTGGCGGGCGACCTGGCGTGCAATGCCGACAGCTTCATGACCATGAGCGGCCGCGAGGTTGCCCTGGGTATCTGGGTCAAGGAGGCGGACCTGCTGCGCACCGCCCACGCCATGAAGGCGCTCAAGGATTCGATGGCGTGGGACGAACGGGTCTATGGCCGCGAATATGATCTGGACGTGTTCAACATCGTTGCGGTTGCGGACTTCAACTTCGGCGCGATGGAGAATAAGGGTCTTAACATTTTCAATTCACGCTACATTCTGGCCGATCCAGAAACCGCGACCGACATTGATTATGATGGGGTGGAAGGCGTCGTCGCCCATGAATATTTCCATAATTGGTCGGGCAATCGCGTGACCTGTCGCGACTGGTTCCAGTTAAGTCTCAAGGAAGGCTTCACCGTCTTTCGCGATCAGAATTTCTCCGCCGACATGGGGTCGCATGCGGTCAAGCGGATCGAAGACGTCCGCATATTGCGCGCGGCCCAGTTCCAGGAGGATCAAGGACCGCTCGCGCACCCCGTTCGTCCTGAATCCTATATGGAAATCAGTAACTTCTACACCGCCACCATCTACAATAAGGGTGCCGAGTTGATCCGCATGATGGCGCTGATGCTGGGCGCTGAACGGTTCCGCGCGGGGAGCGATCTCTATTTCGATCGCCACGATGGCGAAGCCGCGACCTGTGAGGATTTTGTCCTCGCGATGGAGGAGGGCGGGGGGATCGACCTCACCCAGTTCCGCCATTGGTACGAGCAGGCAGGCACGCCTCGCGTCAAGGCGCTGCTCTCCCACGACGCGGCGAGCGCAACTGTGACACTGACCCTGGAACAGAGCATGCAACCGACAGCCGGCCAGCCGGTCAAGCAACCCATGGCGATCCCGCTCCGCACCGCGCTGTTCGATCCCGCCACACAGGCGCATCAGGGCGATCACCTCCTCATGCTGACGCAAGAGCAGCAGAGCTTCACTTTCGCCGGTTTCACCAACCTGCCCATCCTGTCAATCAATCGCGGCTTTTCCGCGCCCGTGATTCTGGACGCCAACCGCAGTCAGGCCGATCTCACCTTCCTGTCGGCGCATGACGACGATCCCTTCGCCCGTTATGAAGCGATACAGCAGTTGATGGTCAACGTCCTGATCGGCGCTGTCGCTGGCCAACCGACAGATGAAGACGCGGTTATCGCCGCTATCCGCAACACCGCGACCGACCCCGTGCTCGACCCCGCTTTTGTCGCCGAAGCCATCCGTCTGCCCAGCGAAGCCTATCTGGGTGACCAGATGGGACAGGTCGACCCGGATGCCATTCATGCCGCGCGCGAAGCGCTTCAGCGCCGTATCGGCGCCGATCTGGAGCCGATCTGGCGCGATATCCATGACCGGACGGAGGCCAACGGCTTCTCCCTGTCCTCCGCTGCCAAGGGCGCGCGCAAGCTCCGCAACTCAGCGCTTGCCTATCTGATCGCCTCGGGCGCTTCAGACGGCCCGGCAATCGCCTTCTCCCAGTTCGATCGCGCCGACAACATGACCGAGCGGCAGGCCGCGCTGGCAATCCTGGCAAACGGCATCAGCGACGAACGGGAAGCCGCGCTCGACATATTCTACAATCGCTATGCCGCCGATCCGCTGGTGCTGGACAAATGGTTCCAGACCCAGGCGCTATCTTTCCACCCCGACACCGTCGCGCTGGTCGAGGAACTGGGACGGCACAAGGATTTCACCCTCGCCAACCCTAACCGCGTCCGCGCTCTTTACGGTGCCTTCACGGCCAACCAGTGGGCCTTTCATCATAGCTCGGGGGAGGGCTATCGCCTCGTTGCAGACTGCATCATCGCGCTGGATGCCCTGAACCCGCAAACCGCTGCCCGCCTCGTCCCGCCGCTCGGTCGCTGGAAGCGCTTCGACGAAGACCGGGCTGCGAAGATGCGCGCCGAACTGCAACATATTCTGGCCACCACCGGCCTGTCCCGCGACGTGACCGAACAGGCGATGAAGAGTCTGGAATAAAAAGGGACGGCGCGCGTCATAAACGCCCCCGCCCCCGACGAACCATCATCACACCATGAGGCTTATCGAGTCGCCGCAACCCAGGCGGCGACATCCGCCGCCACCTTGTTCGCCGCAGCATTAAGCGGTGCGCCGATGCTCAAGGCATCGACCTTGCCCACCGGCACACTCGCCGAAAAACGCTGCTTGACGATGGCCGTCCCGCCTTCGCCCGCCATGATCGCATCGAAGGTCACGACGGCGCTATTCGTCTGTGCATCAATGCCGAACTGCACCAATTCGCCGGTCAATCGCTGGGTCGGATCGGCCGCATATTGCCCCGGCTCCAGCACGATCCGGTCGCTGCCCGCCGCAATCGTCTCCGACAGGAGCTTGCGGAACAGGTGGCGCGGCGTATCGGTCCATTGCGCATCCGTCACATAAGCGACGGAGGTCGGGCTGACCTGCACCGGCACGCGGACCGTATCAAGCAGCTTGGGCGCATCGGGATCTGCAATGACCAGACTGCCAACATCATTCCCACGGCGCACCGTTCCGGGTGCCACTGCCTGAGTGGCACTAAGCGTCAGGAGCTGCGAAGGCGGCTTGGCGCCAAAGGATACGCAGCCCGTCAGCCCGAGTGCAACGGTGAACGCCAGGATCGCACCGGCGGGTTGTTTCATGTGGAACATCCTGTGCATCCTTCTCATGGCTTATAGTCCGGCAACTTGGGCGACCCGACCAGCGATCCGGCGCCCTGCTGGTCCAGCTTTTCCGCAACTCCGCGGAAGGCACGCGACATCTCGCGCAGATCATGGACCAATTGGTTGACCTCCGGCATCGTCTGGCGGCTGAAAGTTCGCACGCCCGGCTGCGCCTCGGCGATCGTCTTGTCCAGCGTCTCAATACTCTTGGTGGAGGCCTGTACCGTCTTGCGAAGGTCCGCCATCAGCGGACGACCTTCCTCGTTCAGCATCGTATCCGTCGTAGCCGCCAGCTTGCCGATCTGCTCCACGGCAACCCCCGTGCGCTGCACAGCGATTCGCGCCTCTGCCAGGGTGGCGGCAATTTCGGGACTGCGATCGGCCAGCGCGCCGGACACTCGCTCGACATTGGCCAATATGCTCGCGATCGACTGCTGATTCTTGTCGCTCAACAACTCGGTCAGTCGCTCGGTCAGCGTCGTCAGCCGCTCAAGCAATTGCGGCGCATTGTTCAACAGTTCACCCAGAGCACCCGGTTTGGTGGGGATCACCGCCACCCCATCGGGGCAGGCGGATAGCGGATTTTCCGCCGGACACTGGATCGGTGGCGCACCCTTGACCGCGCCATCCAGTACGATTTCGGAGACGCCGGTAAAGCCTACGCCCGCGATCGTCGCAGTGGTGCCCTGCAATATCGGTGTCTCGTCCTTCACCGCGATGCGGACCTTCACGAAGCTCGGATCGCGCTTCCATAGTTCGATCGACTTTACCTGGCCGGACGGGACGCCCGAATAGTTGACGCCCGAACCCTTGGCGAGACCATTGACCGACGTCTTGAAAAAAATGTCGAACTCCCGGTCCTGGCCATCGGAAATGCGCGAAAACCAGAAGGCCGCGATCATAACCGCCGCCAGCAATCCCAGCACGACGGCGCCCACCAGCACATGGTTGGAACGTGTTTCCATATCCTATCGCCTTCCGTCCG encodes:
- a CDS encoding dienelactone hydrolase family protein — encoded protein: MAEFQPVTPLEGGAPFDTYVAKPQGEPTAAIIVIQEIFGVNEGIRRKCDNWAKAGYLAYAPDLFWRIRPHIELDADVPEQLQEGLGLFGQFDQDQGIKDIEATIKTARAALGGAGKVGLVGYCLGGRIAFMSACRTDGDAFVGYYGVGIDGLLGEQKAIGKPVLLHVPTADGFVPPATQKAMHDGLADNRHVALFDYEGLDHGFAAESGLRRNEEAAALADRRTADFFAEHLA
- the mnmG gene encoding tRNA uridine-5-carboxymethylaminomethyl(34) synthesis enzyme MnmG — translated: MQTSYDVIVVGGGHAGCEAAAAAARKGACVALLTFDRATVGAMSCNPAIGGLGKGHLVREVDALDGLIARAADAAAIHYRMLNSSKGAAVQGPRIQADRKRYRAAIHTMLDAQTGLSIVEGEAVGLVVTNGIVSGLTLASGDTLNAPAIVLATGTFLGGKLFRGEDVDLGGRTGERAATTLGIQLRALGLPIGRLKTGTPPRIDGRTIDWAVLESQPSDSGHWTMSPLSAGRTLPQLACAITRTNAETHAIIRSGLDRSPLFSGAIEGRGPRYCPSIEDKIFRFGDRDGHQIFLEPEGLDDPLVYPNGISTSLPADIQLAMVRSMAGLSRAKIVVPGYAVEYDHVDPRALSASLEVRALPGLFCAGQINGTTGYEEAAAQGLIAGANAAGRANGSAPLILDRADSYIGVMIDDLVLQGVTEPYRMLTARAEYRLRLRADNAATRLTPIGLSHGLIGPDRTRHFSERQSCRTHVETALSAELTASEMARAGASVRQDGARRSLFQWARFPEVGADLLLRLAPALAEAPIDLREEILEDAHYAPYLERQRAEIIDLRRNERVTIPADFDFTHIGGLSTEMRERLDAARPESLAAAARVRGVTPAALAAILTHVRRRVA
- a CDS encoding YjbE family putative metal transport protein (Members of this highly hydrophobic protein family,regularly are found preceded by the yybP-ykoY manganese riboswitch (see RF00080). A metal cation transport function is proposed.), with product MIDLLATAAAAAQGLGSPADIWGHIVHDFSNITSPSALAAFGQVLMIDILLAGDNAIVVGALAAGLPPQQRQRVILIGIIAALVLRIGFALVVSQLMQIVGLILAGGLLLLWVSWKMWRELHPKRGGETPGDTSDDDISGLRPAKSFAAAAWAVAVADVSMSLDNVLAVAGAARDHPGILIIGLILSVALMGIAANVIAKYIERFRWIAYLGLIVIVYVAFKMVYDGFVDQNVGILTLFS
- the mnmE gene encoding tRNA uridine-5-carboxymethylaminomethyl(34) synthesis GTPase MnmE, yielding MTDTIFALSSGAPPAAIGVIRVSGPLAGRALEALSGRLPPPRRATLALLRAPNTSDLLDRALLLWFPGPATATGEDLAELHCHGGRAVVEAIASALATLPGLRAATPGEFTRRAFDNGRMDLNAVEGLADLLTAETQQQRRAALAMAEGHFSRRIEGWRQTLLQLSAMTEAALDFSDEDDVPDAEIEQRIGAGIATLAKEVEVDLARPTAERLRDGIRVALAGPPNAGKSTLLNALAGRDAAIVSDIAGTTRDRIEVPVAIGGIAFLLTDTAGLRDQTDDAIEAIGIARARDAVEAADIVLWLGDPTTPPRADAILVIAQADRLTHPLTAPDTIPLSAITGQGMDALYAELLARAARLLPAEGDYALQARQREAAGTLHHHLRAAAETGDLLILGEELRAARGAIDRLTGRAGTEDMLDTLFSGFCIGK
- a CDS encoding quinone oxidoreductase, encoding MVASAHGGPEVIARQDFDPGVPGDSEMLVVQEAIGLNFIDTYYRTGLYPAPLPVPLGSESVGMILAVGAGVGGFAVGDRVGCVSGLGAYATHRIIAADKAVRLPDAIPAEDAAAMMLKGMTACYLAEDMIDLRAGQVVLVHAAAGGVGSVLVPWLRDKGVVVIAHSGSAEKAAQVAADHSLHGDFAALAEAVRDLTDGKGVDAVYDGVGKDSWAASLACLKRRGLMVSFGNASGAVPPVSLLDLSKGGSLYVTRPTLFDYIATPDALTHTAERLFDRMARGVVKAVIGQRFALADAAEAHRALEARATTGATILVP
- a CDS encoding DUF6489 family protein produces the protein MKVTVDVDCSPTEARAFLGLPDLTPLHDKYVQTVLDSFTGTGSLDQVESLMKSMSPMGDAGIRMFKQMMDLGMASGGMGTTKDKKGD
- a CDS encoding AAA family ATPase, whose amino-acid sequence is MTLHVVTGGPGSGKTSLINALAAAGHPTLPESGRNIIREQVATGDRALPWDDQEAFAQAMEAADRRAYAAMPNRNGAVFLDRGLPDIIGYRALSGLPISPTLEADCRATIRYASPIFIAPPWPEIYATDSERRQDFGEADRTCAFMRETYAALGYALVELPHASVAERVAFILRSAGVSAA